The following are encoded together in the Vibrio lentus genome:
- the ltrA gene encoding group II intron reverse transcriptase/maturase, which produces MMVSKEISASSDGAQWQSIDWKSVEAHVLKLQMRIAKATREKKYGKVKSLQWLLTHSRSAKLLAVKRVSQNKGSKTSGIDGVIWNTDARRMKAVNQLSRKAYSAKPLKRIYIPKKNGKLRPLGIPCMIDRAQQALYLLALEPVSETFADLNSYGFRPNRSTADAVSQCFKCLALKRSAKWVLEGDIKACFDKIGHEWLMNNITVDKRMLEQWLKSGYVDKGLFYDTDEGTPQGGIISPTLMLITLAGIEQQIKSTALKKGARANFIGYADDFVVTCSSKEVLVNDIKPLIADFLAERGLTLSEEKTKITHIDDGFDFLGFNHRKYKGKLLIKPSKSNTLLFLRNLRELIKKHATIPVNDLIKLINPKLRGWASYYRHCVAKQVFGYVGHKVFQALWHWAVRRHPTKSKDWIVHKYFLNRKGQWQFHGWQKIMNMDCHFNLFQIAKVPIERHVKIRSAATPFDPQYQEYLAKRKPKRLARNSWKEPVPTAL; this is translated from the coding sequence ATGATGGTCTCGAAAGAGATTAGTGCATCTTCTGACGGCGCTCAATGGCAGTCCATCGACTGGAAATCCGTTGAAGCGCACGTATTAAAGCTTCAAATGCGTATCGCAAAAGCAACTAGAGAAAAGAAATACGGTAAGGTGAAGTCTTTACAGTGGCTCTTGACTCATTCTCGTTCAGCCAAGCTTCTTGCGGTTAAACGAGTCTCTCAGAATAAAGGCAGTAAAACGTCTGGAATAGACGGTGTTATCTGGAACACAGATGCACGCCGTATGAAAGCAGTCAATCAACTGAGTCGCAAGGCTTACTCTGCAAAACCACTCAAACGTATCTACATTCCCAAAAAGAACGGTAAGCTCAGGCCATTAGGCATTCCATGCATGATTGATAGAGCGCAACAAGCTCTATACCTTCTTGCATTAGAGCCTGTGTCCGAAACGTTTGCCGACCTCAATAGCTATGGGTTTAGGCCAAATCGCAGCACGGCTGACGCGGTCAGTCAGTGCTTCAAATGTTTGGCTCTAAAGCGATCAGCGAAATGGGTTCTTGAGGGAGATATTAAAGCTTGCTTCGACAAAATCGGGCATGAATGGCTTATGAACAATATCACGGTAGATAAACGTATGTTAGAGCAATGGTTAAAGTCTGGCTATGTGGATAAGGGACTGTTCTACGATACCGATGAGGGTACACCTCAAGGTGGAATAATCTCTCCAACTTTGATGCTAATAACTCTCGCGGGAATAGAGCAACAAATAAAATCTACAGCCCTGAAAAAGGGTGCTAGGGCCAACTTTATCGGTTACGCGGATGATTTCGTGGTCACCTGCTCTTCAAAGGAGGTGCTAGTGAATGATATCAAACCGTTGATTGCTGACTTTCTGGCAGAAAGAGGGTTAACCCTCTCCGAAGAGAAAACGAAGATCACTCATATTGATGATGGCTTTGACTTTCTGGGCTTCAATCATAGGAAGTACAAAGGGAAATTGCTCATTAAACCGAGTAAATCCAACACGTTGTTATTCTTGAGAAATCTAAGAGAACTCATTAAAAAGCACGCAACCATCCCTGTTAATGACCTTATCAAATTGATAAATCCGAAACTCAGAGGATGGGCGAGTTACTATCGCCACTGTGTTGCCAAACAAGTATTCGGGTATGTCGGCCACAAAGTATTCCAAGCGCTATGGCACTGGGCAGTTAGACGTCATCCAACTAAGTCCAAAGACTGGATTGTTCACAAGTATTTTCTTAATCGTAAAGGCCAGTGGCAATTTCACGGTTGGCAGAAAATCATGAACATGGACTGTCACTTCAATCTGTTCCAAATAGCGAAAGTGCCCATCGAGCGACACGTAAAAATCAGGAGTGCAGCGACCCCTTTTGATCCTCAATACCAAGAATACTTGGCGAAGAGAAAACCCAAAAGGCTAGCCCGCAACTCTTGGAAAGAACCTGTCCCGACTGCGTTA
- a CDS encoding CPBP family intramembrane glutamic endopeptidase: protein MQELINLDMVQMDNFPTVGLKTSLPISILALALYYLWGDMSFNDLRGLFWVVAFVMMLTLKKSENSLFSVTPQVSSFTHHVFPITVLAIGVACITLFYMEFIRQYVTGQEVDYIVGFLVSGELEVSEKLNYLFETVILAPLSEEFFFRFILLSSICLFLRNKFVGVILSSLLFAYGHEDPVVAFSLGITASIVLLKYMSIYSAIILHTIYNLWIYTVEVFIIPAFFFNDWDFAPSGNIGTIVSIMALAVSFLVLLIIKRKEKSIQ, encoded by the coding sequence ATGCAGGAATTAATAAATTTAGATATGGTACAAATGGATAACTTTCCCACCGTAGGACTTAAAACCTCGTTACCCATAAGCATATTGGCACTTGCCTTATATTACCTATGGGGCGACATGAGTTTTAATGATCTTCGAGGCCTTTTTTGGGTGGTGGCGTTTGTGATGATGCTTACTTTAAAGAAGAGTGAAAATAGCCTCTTTTCAGTAACTCCACAAGTTTCCTCTTTTACTCATCATGTCTTCCCAATTACTGTGCTAGCGATTGGCGTGGCTTGTATCACGTTATTCTATATGGAATTTATCCGGCAATATGTCACGGGACAAGAAGTCGACTATATCGTAGGATTTCTCGTTAGTGGTGAACTGGAAGTAAGCGAGAAACTAAATTATCTTTTCGAAACCGTTATATTAGCTCCGTTATCAGAGGAGTTTTTCTTCAGGTTTATCTTGCTAAGTAGCATATGCTTATTTTTGAGAAACAAGTTTGTAGGCGTAATTTTATCGTCACTCTTATTCGCCTACGGCCATGAAGACCCTGTCGTTGCTTTTTCTCTAGGTATCACTGCATCAATAGTTCTACTGAAATACATGAGTATATATAGCGCTATAATTCTTCATACGATTTATAATTTGTGGATATATACAGTGGAAGTTTTTATCATACCCGCATTTTTCTTTAATGATTGGGATTTTGCACCAAGTGGGAACATCGGAACAATCGTTTCTATAATGGCATTAGCTGTATCTTTTTTGGTACTATTGATTATTAAACGCAAGGAAAAATCAATACAATAA